The stretch of DNA CCGACGAGGACGGCATGCACGCGCTGCGGCACCACTTCGCCAGCGTGCTGCTGGACGGCGGCGAAACGATCACAGCCCTGTCCGAGTACCTGGGCCACCACGATCCGGCGTTCACGCTGCGGACCTACGCCCACATGATGCCGACAAGCGAAGGACGAACCAAGCGGGTCATCGACGCCGCGCTCGGTGCGTCCATCGACGCCCTAATTTCGGGGCCAAGTGCCCCGGATGTGCCCTCCCTGGCCTTGTCCACCTAGACATTGCTGGTCAGCGAGTTTTGCCCCCAGAACATCAGCCACTTCGGCCGCGCTCCCGCCGCCACCAGCCCAGCGAGATCCTCCCGACTGCGCGCCCGCGCCGGGTGCCCCAACTCACTCGTCGTCATACCGGAGATCCTTCCACCCGCCACCGACACCCGGCGAAGCAGTTTCCGGCATGCGGCAGGCCCCCTGCCGAGCGGACTCGGCAGGGGGCCTGGTGGCTACGGACCGCTCGGCGGGTCAGCCGATGCGGCGGGGGAGGCGGGTGGAGAGGGCGATGACGGCCAGGGTGAGGACGAACTGCAGGGCCAGCACCAGGGTCAGCGCGTCGTGCATGCCGTGGGTGGGGGAGAGAGTGAGGAAGAGGGTGCCCAGGGTGGCGACGCCGAGGGCGAGGCTGGACTGCTGGGTGGTGGCGAGGATGCCGCCGCCGACGCCGGCCCGCTCGGCCGGGATCTCGGAGAGGATCAGCCGGATCAGCGGGGGCATCACCAGGCCCTGGCCGGTGCCGGCGACGACCATGCCGGGCAGCAGCACCAGCGGGCTGAGGCCGGACCAGTCGGTGGCCACGGTGACCGCGAGCACCAGCAGACCCAGGGCCTGGATCACCGCGCCGGTGCGGATCACCTTGCTGCCGTAGCGGGTCAGCAGCCGCGGTCCGGCCAGCGAGGCGACGAAGAAGCCGACGGCCATCGGGACCATGGCCACGCCGGAGGCGATCGGGCCCTCGTGCAGGCCGACCTGCAGCGCCACCGCCATCACCACCATGAAGCCGCCGAAGCCGGTGAAGAAGGGGACGGCCATGGTGAGGCCGGTGCGCAGGCCGTCGATGCGGAGCAGCGAGAGCGGGATCAGCGGGATGTTGCCGGCCTGCTCCGAGCGGCGCTCGGTGCGGACGAAGGCGTAGCCGAGGAAGGGGGCGGCGGCCAACAGGGTCCAGGTCCACCAGGCCCAGCCGACGGCGCGGCCCTCCATCAGCGGGATCAGCAGCGCCAGCAGCGTCGCGGCCAGCAGGCCGGTGCCGGGCAGGTCGACCTTGGCCGGGTTGGCCGAGCGGGTCTCCGGGACGGAGCGCAGTGCGAGCACCGCGGCGACCAGCGCGACCGGGACGTTCACCAGGAAGATGAAGCGCCAGCCGGTGCCGAACAGGTTCGCCGAGAGCAGCACGCCGCCGAGGACCTGGCCGATGACGACCGAGATCCCGCCGACCGCGCCGTAGATGCCCATGGCGCGGGCCTTGCGCTCGCCCTGGGTGGCGGACTGGATGGTGGCCAGCGCCTGCGGCAGCATCAGCGCCGCCGCCGCGCCCTGCAGCACCCGGGCGCCTACCAGCGCCAGCGCGGTCGGGGCCAGGCCGCAGGCCAGCGAGGTGAGGCCGAAGGCGAGAGAGCCGGCGATGAACAGCCGGCGGCGGCCGAAGAGGTCGCCGAGCCGTCCGCCGAGGACGAGCAGGACGGCGTAGGCGATGCCGTAGCCGGCCACGAAGAGTTCCAGCGTCGCCGGGCCGGCGACCAGGTCCTTGTCGATGGTGGGCAGGGCGACGTTGACGATGAAGAAGTCCAGCATCGGCAGGAAGGCGCCGAGCAGGACGGTGAAGAGGCCCAGGGTGCTGAGCCGGGGTGCGGCCGGCGCAGGCTTGGGGCCGGTGCTCGCGGCGCTGCCGCCGAGCCTGGTGACGGTTGGCAGGACGTTCGCCCGGGTTGCGGGTGCGGTCAGTGGAGTAGCCATGGCCACTACTTTCCGCTCTCCTTTACCCTGGTACCAGTGTCTACTTATCCAGGTATCAGGAGTACCTGGCACAGGGATGCCGAAAGGCGCATCCTGGTAGACATGGCCACCCCATCAGCTTCCGCCGCCGCCCCCCTCGAACTGGTCCCCTCCGTCGCCCCCGAGGACGTCCGCCGTCGCGAGCTGGCCGGGTTCCTCCGCAGCCGGCGCGAGCGGATCTCGCCCGAGCAGGTCGGTCTGCCCGCCGTCGGCCGCCGCCGGACGCCGGGGCTGCGCCGCGAGGAGGTGGCGCTGCTCGCCGCCGTCGGAGTCACCTGGTACACCTGGCTGGAGCAGGCCCGGGACATCCAGGTCTCCCCACAGGTGCTGGACGCCATCGCGCGGGCGCTGCTGCTGGACCCCAACGAGCGCAGGCACCTCTTCATCCTCGCCGGAACCGCGGACCCGGCCCCCGCCGCGAGCTGCCCGACGGTCACCCCGTCGGTGCAGGCGCTGATGAAGCAGCTGGAGCCCTACCCCTGCGTGGCGGTCAACAACCGGTACGACGTCCTCGGCTACAACAGCACCTACCGGCTGCTGATCACCGATCTGGACGAGATCGCGCCCGAGGACCGCAACCTCATGCTGCTCGCCTTCACCCACCCCGACTGGAAGCGCGGGCTGGTCGACTACGAGCTGGCGACGTCCCTGATGGTGGCCAAGTTCCGCAGTTCCATGGCCGACCATGTCGCCGAGCCGGCCTGGAAGGCGCTGCTGAAGCGGCTGCGGCTGGCCTCGCCCCGGTTCGACGCGCTCTGGCAGCAGCACGAGGTCGGCATGTCCGGCAACGGCGACAAGCGCTTCCTCAACCCCCATGTCGGCCTGCTGCACTTCGACTTCACCACGCTGTGGCTCGGCCCGGGCCCCAGCACCCGGCTGATCAGCTACACCCCCTCCGACGAGGAGACCCGGGAACGGATCGAGCGGCTGCACAAGCTGTCCACCGGCGGCTGACGGAAAGGGCCGACGGCCCGGGGTGGGACAATGGGGGGTCCGCCCAGTGATCAGGAAGAGCCAGAGATGACCACGACCGTCGAAGCCCCCACCACCGCCCCGCTGAAACTGGGCGGCATCCAGGTGTGGCCGCCGGTCGTGCTGGCGCCGATGGCGGGCATCACCAACGCCCCGTTCCGCACCCTCTGCCGGGAGCAGTCCGGCGGCAAGGGGCTGTTCGTCTCCGAGATGATCACCACCAGGGCCCTGGTCGAGCGGGACCGCAAGACCATGCGGCTGATCGGCTTCGACGCCTCCGAGACGCCCCGCTCCATCCAGCTGTACGGGGTGGACCCGGTCACCGTCGGCCGCGCCGTCCGGATGATCGCGGACGAGGACCTGGCCGACCACATCGACCTCAACTTCGGCTGCCCGGTGCCAAAGGTGACCCGCAAGGGCGGTGGCTCCGCGCTGCCGTACAAGCGGAACCTGCTGCGGGACATCCTGCGCCAGGCGGTCGGCAACGCCAGTGGGCTGCCGGTCACCATGAAGATGCGCAAGGGCATCGACGACGACCACATGACCTACCTGGACGCAGGGCGGATCGGCGCCGAGGAGGGCGTGTCCGCCATCGCCCTGCACGGGCGCACCGCGATCCAGCACTACAGCGGGGTCGCCGACTGGTCCGCCATCGCCCGGCTGCGCGAGTCGGTCCCGGACCACGTCCCGGTGCTGGGCAACGGCGACATCTGGTCGGCCGACGACGCGGTCCGGATGGTCCGGGAGACCGGCTGCGACGGCGTGGTGGTCGGCCGCGGCTGCCTGGGCCGCCCCTGGCTGTTCAAGGAGCTCGTCTCGGTCTTCGAGGGCGAGACCGAGTACGCGCGGCCCGACTTCTCCTACGTGGCCGGCGTGATGTACCGGCACGCCCAGCTGCTGGGCGAGTGGATCGGCGACGAGAAGCACGGCGTCGTGGACTTCCGCAAGCATGTGGCCTGGTACACCAAGGGCTTCTCGGTCGGCTCCGAGCTGCGCCGCGCGCTGGCCCTGGCCTCCTCCCTGGACGAGCTGGCCGAGCACCTCGCCGCCGTCGACCAGGACCAGCGCTGGCCCGAGAGCGCCGACGGCCCGCGCGGGCGGACCTCGGGGGCCAACCGGGTGGTGCTCCCGGAGGGGTGGCTGGACGACCCCTACGACTGCGCCGTACCCAGCGCCGACGCCGAACTGGACACCAGCGGCGGCTGAGGCCCAGCGCTCCAGCTTCCCGGGGGGCGACCCCCGCGTGAACCCGCAGTGGCGGGTCTGGCGTCTACAGCTTCCCCTCGGTGAGCCGCAGGAAGAGTACGTCCGACAGGTGGCCGGAAGGGTGCGGCGGCACGTGACTCTGGCCACATTGGCGCTCACTTTGCGTCAGAAGGACGTAAAAGCGCAGGTGGCCCGGGGGGTGAAACGGCTTCCGAACGTGCACGCGTCATCGAGAGGCGATTTCGTCCAGACAATCAAGCCAAGGCAACGGCACGGATACCGATCATGAACGCAGAGTAGCGCTCGCGTGATCTTGCGGTTTCGGTCCGTTCAACCTTTGAAGGCGGGCTAACGTCAGGCCGACGATTTCAGTTTCCTAGGCGAAGGCCGATCCGGTGCATTCGATCTACTGGGTTACCGGTGGGTACAAACCACCGACGGCCCAACGGGGGCGCTGAAACGCCTTTGATCTGGGTATGTTTCCGGTCGTCAGGGCAACCGTGCGGCAGGAGACCAGACCCGTGTCGGCAGAGCAGAAATTCGTTTACGACTTCACCGAGGGCAACAAGGATCTGAAGGACCTGCTCGGCGGGAAGGGTGCGAACCTCGCCGAGATGACCAACCTCGGCCTCCCCGTCCCTCCCGGGTTCACCATCACCACCGAGGCCTGCAAGGTCTACCTGGAGACCGGCGACGAGCCGGCCTCGCTCCGCGGCGAGGTGAGTGCGCACCTCGCCGCGCTGGAGCAGCAGATGGGCAAGCGGCTCGGCGACTCGGCCGACCCGCTGCTGGTCTCGGTCCGCTCGGGCGCCAAGTTCTCCATGCCCGGAATGATGGACACGGTTCTCAACATCGGTCTCTCCGACGCCTCGGTGAGCGGCCTGGCCGCCCAGGCCGTCGGCGTCGACGGCCATGGGGACCGCTTCGCCTGGGACTCCTACCGCCGGCTCATCCAGATGTTCGGCAAGACCGTGCTGGGCGTCGAGGGCGACCTGTTCGAGGAGGCGCTGGAGCGGGCCAAGCAGGCCAAGGACACCAGCGACGACCTGGACCTGGACGCCGCCGACCTCAAGTCGATCGTCGAGGACTTCAAGGCCATCGTCCGGGACCACACCGGCCGTGACTTCCCGCAGGACCCGCGCGAGCAGATGGACCTCGCCGTCCACGCCGTCTTCGACAGCTGGAACAGCGACCGGGCCAAGCTCTACCGCCGCCAGGAGCGCATCCCCGGCGACCTGGCCACCGCCGTCAACATCTGCTCGATGGTCTTCGGCAACCTGGGCTCCGACTCCGGCACCGGCGTCGCCTTCACCCGCGACCCGGCCAGTGGCCACGCCGGCGTCTACGGCGACTACCTGCAGAACGCGCAGGGCGAGGACGTGGTCGCCGGCATCCGCAACACCATGCAGCTCGCCGAGCTGGAGGGGCTGGACAAGGCCTCCTACGACCAGCTGATGTCCATCATGGACACCCTGGAGAACCACTACCGGGACCTCTGCGACATCGAGTTCACCATCGAGCGCGGCAAGCTGTGGATGCTGCAGACCCGGGTCGGCAAGCGCACCGCCGCGGCGGCCT from Streptomyces sp. 846.5 encodes:
- a CDS encoding MFS transporter, whose product is MATPLTAPATRANVLPTVTRLGGSAASTGPKPAPAAPRLSTLGLFTVLLGAFLPMLDFFIVNVALPTIDKDLVAGPATLELFVAGYGIAYAVLLVLGGRLGDLFGRRRLFIAGSLAFGLTSLACGLAPTALALVGARVLQGAAAALMLPQALATIQSATQGERKARAMGIYGAVGGISVVIGQVLGGVLLSANLFGTGWRFIFLVNVPVALVAAVLALRSVPETRSANPAKVDLPGTGLLAATLLALLIPLMEGRAVGWAWWTWTLLAAAPFLGYAFVRTERRSEQAGNIPLIPLSLLRIDGLRTGLTMAVPFFTGFGGFMVVMAVALQVGLHEGPIASGVAMVPMAVGFFVASLAGPRLLTRYGSKVIRTGAVIQALGLLVLAVTVATDWSGLSPLVLLPGMVVAGTGQGLVMPPLIRLILSEIPAERAGVGGGILATTQQSSLALGVATLGTLFLTLSPTHGMHDALTLVLALQFVLTLAVIALSTRLPRRIG
- a CDS encoding helix-turn-helix transcriptional regulator, producing MATPSASAAAPLELVPSVAPEDVRRRELAGFLRSRRERISPEQVGLPAVGRRRTPGLRREEVALLAAVGVTWYTWLEQARDIQVSPQVLDAIARALLLDPNERRHLFILAGTADPAPAASCPTVTPSVQALMKQLEPYPCVAVNNRYDVLGYNSTYRLLITDLDEIAPEDRNLMLLAFTHPDWKRGLVDYELATSLMVAKFRSSMADHVAEPAWKALLKRLRLASPRFDALWQQHEVGMSGNGDKRFLNPHVGLLHFDFTTLWLGPGPSTRLISYTPSDEETRERIERLHKLSTGG
- the dusB gene encoding tRNA dihydrouridine synthase DusB — its product is MTTTVEAPTTAPLKLGGIQVWPPVVLAPMAGITNAPFRTLCREQSGGKGLFVSEMITTRALVERDRKTMRLIGFDASETPRSIQLYGVDPVTVGRAVRMIADEDLADHIDLNFGCPVPKVTRKGGGSALPYKRNLLRDILRQAVGNASGLPVTMKMRKGIDDDHMTYLDAGRIGAEEGVSAIALHGRTAIQHYSGVADWSAIARLRESVPDHVPVLGNGDIWSADDAVRMVRETGCDGVVVGRGCLGRPWLFKELVSVFEGETEYARPDFSYVAGVMYRHAQLLGEWIGDEKHGVVDFRKHVAWYTKGFSVGSELRRALALASSLDELAEHLAAVDQDQRWPESADGPRGRTSGANRVVLPEGWLDDPYDCAVPSADAELDTSGG